Proteins from one Salaquimonas pukyongi genomic window:
- a CDS encoding TRAP transporter large permease, giving the protein MEQFYATGIFLFVLFLLLGSGVWVGLSLLGVAWVGMELFTSRPAGDAMMTIIWSASSSWTLTALPLFIWMGEVLFRTRLSEDMFKGLSPWMAGLPGGLVHTNIVGCTVFAAVSGSSAATLTTIGKMSIPELRKRNYPEHMVIGTLAGAATLGLMIPPSLTLIVYGVTINESITKLFMAGVFPGLVLAAMFMAYVAILSRLSPSYKPDPEPKMRFSEKLANSRFLIPVILLILVVIGSMYLGFATATEAAAFGVLGSMTLAAFQGSLNWQTFTASLMGATRTSAMIALILAGAAFLSLSMGFTGLPRALAEWIASLGLSRFELLMALLVFYIVIGCFLDGISSVVLTIAVVEPMIRQAGIDIIWFGIFIVVVVEMAQITPPIGFNLFVLQGMTHHEMNYIARAALPMFAIMVVMVFVLIAFPELATWLPENIRARPGG; this is encoded by the coding sequence ATGGAACAGTTTTACGCAACCGGCATCTTTCTCTTCGTGCTGTTCTTGCTGCTCGGCTCCGGCGTCTGGGTCGGGTTGTCGCTGCTCGGCGTTGCCTGGGTGGGCATGGAGCTCTTCACGTCCCGGCCCGCCGGCGATGCGATGATGACGATCATCTGGTCGGCATCCTCCTCATGGACGCTGACCGCCTTGCCCCTGTTCATCTGGATGGGTGAAGTCCTGTTCCGCACGCGGCTGTCGGAGGACATGTTCAAGGGGCTGTCGCCCTGGATGGCTGGCCTTCCGGGGGGGCTGGTGCACACCAATATTGTCGGCTGCACGGTCTTTGCAGCGGTTTCGGGCTCATCCGCGGCGACGCTGACGACCATCGGCAAGATGTCGATCCCCGAACTGAGAAAGCGCAACTATCCCGAACACATGGTGATCGGCACGCTGGCTGGCGCTGCCACGCTGGGCCTGATGATCCCGCCGTCGCTTACCCTCATTGTCTATGGGGTGACGATCAATGAATCGATTACCAAGCTGTTCATGGCAGGGGTTTTCCCGGGCCTGGTGCTGGCTGCCATGTTCATGGCCTATGTGGCGATTCTTTCCAGGCTTTCTCCCTCCTACAAGCCGGACCCCGAGCCAAAAATGCGGTTTTCGGAAAAGCTCGCCAATTCGCGTTTTCTCATTCCGGTCATCCTGCTGATCCTGGTGGTCATCGGATCGATGTATCTCGGGTTTGCCACGGCGACAGAGGCTGCCGCCTTCGGCGTGTTGGGATCGATGACCCTGGCCGCCTTTCAGGGGTCGCTCAACTGGCAGACCTTCACCGCCAGCCTGATGGGCGCAACGCGCACGTCTGCGATGATCGCACTCATTCTGGCGGGTGCCGCCTTTTTGTCATTATCGATGGGCTTTACCGGGCTGCCGCGCGCGCTTGCCGAATGGATCGCCTCGCTTGGGCTTTCGCGTTTTGAACTGCTGATGGCACTGCTTGTCTTCTACATCGTGATCGGCTGTTTTCTCGATGGCATCTCCTCGGTGGTGCTTACCATCGCGGTGGTGGAGCCGATGATCCGCCAGGCCGGCATCGACATCATCTGGTTTGGCATCTTCATCGTCGTGGTGGTGGAAATGGCCCAAATCACTCCGCCGATCGGCTTCAACCTGTTTGTGCTGCAGGGCATGACCCATCACGAGATGAACTACATCGCGCGTGCTGCCCTGCCGATGTTCGCCATCATGGTGGTGATGGTGTTTGTACTGATCGCCTTTCCTGAACTGGCGACCTGGCTGCCGGAGAACATCCGTGCACGGCCTGGTGGTTGA
- a CDS encoding aspartate/glutamate racemase family protein, with protein MTATSKADGGAFMGILMLDTAFPRLPGDIGNPATFDFATRRQIVSGAHPDRIVLEDASNWLPPFTRAARKLEEQGAHLITTSCGFLAPFQEALEAAVQIPVLTSSLHLYHRIAASLDAGKQVGILTISPGTLSETHLGCAAIPANTIIGGLSAESHFRCSILENRTTLDRQKSECEHVAAACAMQTEHPQLGAILLECTNMPPYAAAIAATTGLPVYSINSGLEAIWHNRPLEPVVSQP; from the coding sequence ATGACGGCTACAAGCAAGGCAGATGGCGGCGCATTCATGGGCATTTTGATGCTCGACACCGCCTTTCCAAGGCTGCCGGGCGATATCGGCAATCCGGCGACCTTCGATTTCGCCACCCGCAGGCAGATCGTGAGCGGCGCTCACCCTGACAGGATCGTGCTTGAAGATGCTTCCAACTGGCTGCCGCCCTTTACCCGGGCCGCCCGCAAGCTTGAGGAGCAGGGCGCGCACCTGATCACCACCAGTTGCGGTTTTCTTGCGCCCTTTCAGGAAGCGCTGGAGGCGGCGGTGCAAATTCCGGTGCTGACCTCATCGCTTCATCTCTACCACCGCATCGCGGCAAGTCTTGATGCCGGCAAGCAGGTGGGCATCCTGACCATTTCCCCCGGCACGCTCAGCGAAACACATCTTGGCTGTGCTGCAATACCGGCCAACACAATCATTGGCGGCCTGTCAGCGGAAAGCCATTTTCGCTGCAGCATCCTGGAAAACCGCACTACGCTCGACCGGCAGAAATCAGAATGTGAGCATGTCGCGGCAGCTTGTGCCATGCAGACAGAGCATCCCCAACTCGGCGCGATCCTGCTTGAATGCACCAACATGCCGCCCTACGCGGCAGCCATCGCCGCAACCACCGGCCTGCCGGTTTATTCGATCAATTCCGGTCTTGAGGCAATCTGGCACAATCGGCCGCTGGAACCCGTCGTCAGCCAGCCTTGA
- a CDS encoding TRAP transporter small permease, translated as MTIRPFLDRLYLASGILAAICLVAILCVIVMQMVARWSLISLPGLSEYAGYLMAASSFLAFAYALNSGSHIRVSLILSALGRHRYWAELWCMVIGTVAASYLAWYAIKAIYWSLKFGDISQGLDATPIWIVQIPVGIGAVLLAVSFWDNLISLLLYGRDNIRAEKLDGPEV; from the coding sequence ATGACAATTCGCCCATTCCTCGACCGGCTGTATCTGGCAAGCGGCATTCTGGCCGCGATCTGCCTTGTCGCCATTTTGTGCGTTATCGTGATGCAGATGGTGGCACGCTGGTCGCTGATCTCGCTTCCGGGCCTGTCGGAATATGCCGGTTACCTGATGGCAGCGTCCTCCTTTCTTGCCTTTGCCTATGCGCTCAATTCCGGCTCCCATATCCGGGTATCGCTGATCTTGTCGGCGCTGGGCCGGCACCGCTATTGGGCGGAACTGTGGTGTATGGTGATCGGAACGGTGGCTGCCAGCTATCTTGCCTGGTATGCCATCAAGGCCATCTACTGGTCGCTGAAATTCGGCGATATCAGCCAGGGCCTGGATGCCACCCCGATCTGGATCGTGCAGATCCCCGTCGGCATCGGGGCGGTTCTGCTTGCCGTTTCCTTCTGGGACAATCTCATTTCGCTCCTGCTGTATGGGCGTGACAACATTCGGGCCGAGAAGCTCGACGGCCCCGAAGTGTGA
- a CDS encoding TRAP transporter substrate-binding protein, with product MKRLTLLLSATALTALSASAASAEKWDMPMAYAATNYHSENGAEFAKCVTEKSGGLEIVTHAGGSLFGGADIKRAVQTGQANIGERLISAHANENPLYGVDSIPFVATSFDDSEKLWKAAGDKLQAALAEENLVYVYAVPWPPQGIYTKKEINSAADLAGLKFRAYNTATARIAELAGMVPVQIEAAELSQALATGVAESFISSGSTGYDRKVWEQLTHFYDVQAWLPRNVVFVNKDAWDGLDAKAQGAIADCGAEAAARGLAKAKELTDFYLKGLAENGMTVAPPSDQLKSDLKGFGETMTKEWLESAGDEGQAIIDAYKSM from the coding sequence ATGAAACGTTTGACCCTGTTGTTGTCCGCCACCGCGCTGACAGCTCTCTCGGCTTCTGCAGCATCTGCCGAAAAATGGGATATGCCGATGGCCTATGCGGCCACCAACTATCATTCGGAAAACGGCGCCGAGTTCGCCAAATGTGTGACCGAAAAGAGCGGCGGTCTTGAAATCGTTACCCATGCAGGCGGTTCGCTGTTCGGCGGTGCCGACATCAAGCGTGCCGTGCAGACCGGCCAGGCGAATATCGGCGAACGGCTGATCTCTGCCCACGCCAACGAAAACCCGCTTTATGGTGTCGATTCCATCCCGTTCGTCGCCACATCGTTCGATGATTCCGAAAAGCTCTGGAAGGCGGCCGGCGACAAGCTGCAGGCAGCGCTGGCTGAAGAGAACCTGGTCTACGTCTATGCCGTGCCATGGCCGCCACAGGGCATCTACACCAAGAAGGAAATCAATTCAGCGGCCGATCTCGCAGGGCTCAAGTTCCGTGCCTACAACACCGCGACGGCACGCATTGCCGAGCTTGCCGGCATGGTTCCCGTTCAGATCGAGGCTGCAGAACTCTCCCAGGCGCTGGCAACGGGCGTGGCTGAGTCTTTCATCTCTTCCGGCTCGACCGGCTATGACCGCAAGGTGTGGGAGCAGTTGACCCATTTTTACGATGTTCAGGCCTGGCTGCCGCGCAACGTCGTTTTCGTCAACAAGGATGCCTGGGACGGGCTTGATGCCAAGGCACAGGGTGCCATCGCCGACTGTGGTGCAGAGGCTGCCGCACGCGGCCTTGCCAAGGCCAAGGAACTGACGGATTTCTATCTCAAGGGCCTTGCTGAAAACGGCATGACGGTGGCCCCGCCCTCCGATCAGCTCAAAAGCGATCTGAAGGGCTTTGGCGAGACGATGACCAAGGAATGGCTGGAAAGCGCCGGGGACGAAGGCCAGGCAATCATCGACGCTTACAAGAGCATGTAA
- a CDS encoding 3-keto-5-aminohexanoate cleavage protein: MPLQMSSEVFITCAVTGSGSTQDRSPHVPRSPEQIANAAIDAAKAGAAIVHCHVRDPQTGVPSRKVEYYREVTERIRDADVDCVLNLTAGMGGDLVLGGIEKPLPTVQGTDMAGASERMEHVRQCLPEICTLDCGTMNFAEADYVMTNTPGMLRAMGGMMTELGVKPEIEAFDTGHLWFAKQLVSEGVLKDDALVQLCMGVPWGAPDDLNTFMAMVNNVPDNWTWSGFSLGRNQMAYVAAAVIAGGNVRVGLEDNLWLGKGQLATNAQLVERAVTIVGNLGAKVIGPQEVRQKLGLEKRAPAA; the protein is encoded by the coding sequence ATGCCCCTTCAAATGAGCAGTGAAGTCTTCATCACGTGTGCGGTAACCGGTTCGGGTTCCACCCAGGATCGTTCGCCACACGTGCCGCGCTCGCCAGAGCAAATCGCCAATGCGGCGATTGATGCTGCCAAGGCAGGGGCGGCAATCGTTCACTGCCACGTGCGCGATCCGCAAACCGGCGTGCCGAGCCGCAAGGTCGAATATTACCGGGAGGTCACCGAACGCATTCGCGATGCAGACGTTGATTGCGTGCTCAACCTGACCGCCGGCATGGGCGGCGATCTGGTGCTTGGCGGGATTGAAAAGCCGCTCCCCACTGTTCAGGGCACCGACATGGCCGGTGCGAGCGAACGCATGGAGCATGTGCGCCAGTGCCTGCCGGAAATCTGCACACTGGATTGCGGCACGATGAATTTCGCCGAGGCCGATTATGTGATGACCAACACGCCGGGCATGCTGCGCGCCATGGGCGGCATGATGACCGAGCTTGGTGTAAAGCCGGAGATTGAGGCTTTCGACACCGGGCATTTGTGGTTTGCCAAACAGCTGGTGAGCGAAGGTGTCTTGAAAGACGACGCGCTGGTGCAGCTCTGCATGGGCGTGCCGTGGGGTGCGCCGGATGATCTCAACACCTTCATGGCGATGGTCAATAATGTACCGGACAACTGGACCTGGAGCGGGTTTTCACTGGGCCGCAACCAGATGGCCTATGTGGCGGCTGCGGTGATTGCCGGCGGCAATGTACGGGTCGGGCTGGAAGACAATCTGTGGCTGGGCAAGGGCCAGCTTGCCACCAATGCGCAACTGGTCGAGCGCGCGGTGACGATTGTCGGGAATCTGGGTGCGAAGGTCATCGGGCCGCAGGAAGTGCGCCAGAAGCTGGGGCTGGAGAAAAGGGCGCCGGCGGCATGA
- a CDS encoding cytochrome b/b6 domain-containing protein — translation MSRLTRRSVLKIVHWTMLPLVIWFALIGPPEAFALGPWGFPLHSNLALLFVILCLAWTIDFVVRGMATTRTPKLPPWAQRVHWWMHRLIVWGLFGVAITGFLLGLTSSRLLKAGGFLPIAPPLDMKEANAWVGFVHIVEFYGLILLIAVHAGFHIWRHYRLKDNALRIMAPKGLHRFL, via the coding sequence ATGAGCCGACTTACCCGAAGAAGCGTTTTGAAAATCGTGCACTGGACCATGCTTCCGCTGGTGATCTGGTTCGCCCTGATCGGGCCGCCGGAAGCCTTCGCGCTAGGCCCATGGGGGTTTCCGCTGCATTCCAATCTCGCGCTGTTGTTCGTTATTCTCTGCCTTGCCTGGACCATCGACTTTGTCGTGCGCGGCATGGCGACAACCCGCACACCGAAGCTGCCGCCCTGGGCCCAGCGCGTTCACTGGTGGATGCACCGTCTCATCGTATGGGGCCTGTTCGGCGTGGCAATCACCGGCTTTCTGCTGGGCCTTACCTCTTCGCGCCTTTTGAAGGCAGGCGGCTTTCTTCCCATCGCCCCGCCGCTCGACATGAAGGAAGCCAATGCATGGGTCGGGTTCGTTCATATCGTCGAGTTTTACGGGCTCATACTCCTGATTGCCGTTCACGCCGGTTTTCACATCTGGCGCCACTACCGGCTGAAGGACAATGCCCTGCGCATCATGGCGCCAAAGGGCCTGCACCGGTTTTTGTAG
- a CDS encoding GlxA family transcriptional regulator, which translates to MTSAPRPIDIVILSGSSLMSVASAADPVRAANRLARQKLFDWRILSADGKPPVLSNDLPFPVSGALKPDDGGAALVIVAGFAQHSNASVEFLRTLAAAGRNYEILCGVEAGTWLLARAGLIRHEQVTTHWEDFELLENTYPDLEVRRDRFVVDGRIWTAGGASPALDMMLHLIRQWHGASLALDAASVFIYDQAHPATDAQPVVSPGQLASREPRLATAINIMQKTLDSPLPVPAIAKRSKLSARMLEILFARHVGVPPGSYYLALRLQAARKMVLDTALSMQDIAVRTGFSSQSALSRSFRKRYGQSPLKMRLAD; encoded by the coding sequence ATGACATCAGCACCCCGCCCTATCGACATTGTCATTCTGTCAGGTTCTTCACTGATGAGCGTTGCCTCGGCGGCTGATCCGGTGCGCGCCGCCAACCGCCTTGCCAGGCAGAAGCTGTTCGACTGGCGTATTCTATCCGCAGATGGCAAACCGCCAGTGCTATCCAACGATCTGCCATTTCCCGTCAGCGGCGCGCTCAAGCCTGATGACGGCGGTGCGGCGCTGGTCATTGTCGCCGGATTCGCCCAGCATTCCAACGCCAGCGTGGAATTTCTGCGTACGCTCGCTGCTGCCGGGCGCAATTACGAAATTCTCTGCGGCGTGGAAGCCGGCACCTGGCTGCTGGCACGGGCAGGATTGATCCGCCATGAGCAGGTCACCACCCATTGGGAGGATTTCGAACTGCTCGAAAACACCTATCCCGATCTTGAAGTCCGCCGAGACCGGTTCGTCGTTGACGGGCGTATCTGGACAGCCGGCGGTGCCTCGCCTGCCCTCGACATGATGTTGCATTTGATCCGCCAGTGGCATGGCGCCTCACTCGCGCTCGATGCGGCAAGTGTTTTCATCTATGATCAGGCCCACCCTGCAACGGATGCCCAGCCGGTGGTTTCTCCAGGTCAACTGGCTTCCCGCGAGCCGCGGCTCGCAACGGCCATCAACATCATGCAGAAGACCCTCGACAGTCCGCTGCCGGTGCCAGCCATCGCCAAGCGCAGCAAGCTTTCCGCCCGCATGCTGGAAATACTGTTTGCCCGCCATGTGGGTGTGCCGCCGGGCAGCTACTATCTCGCCCTGCGCCTGCAGGCTGCCCGCAAGATGGTGCTCGATACCGCCCTGTCCATGCAGGACATCGCCGTGCGCACGGGTTTTTCCAGTCAGTCGGCCTTGTCGCGCAGCTTCCGCAAACGCTATGGCCAAAGCCCACTCAAGATGCGGCTGGCGGACTAG
- a CDS encoding carnitine 3-dehydrogenase has protein sequence MTRTAAIIGGGVIGGGWAARFLLNGWNVIVSDPDPEAERKIGEVLDNARRSLPALSDVTVPQEGNLSFAGSLAKAVADADWIQESVPERIEIKHKVFAEIQANCRKDALIGSSTSGFKPSELQEGASRPEQIFVAHPFNPVYLLPLIELVGNAGTTARAKSVLEEIGMKPLIVRQEIDAHIADRFLEAVWREALWLIKDGVATTQEIDDAIRFGFGLRWAQMGLFETYRIAGGEAGMRHFIAQFGPCLSWPWTKLMDVPELTEELTGKIAEQSDAQSGRYSIRELERIRDDNLVSMMRALKARNWGAGALLKTHDERVKPALPTELDQPLNTLNRVIPIDWTDYNGHMNESRYGQVFSDAGDVVMRMVGADEAYIDGGLSYFTVENQITYREETHAGEAIFVRTQVLEAKGKKLRMYHDMCRTSDEALLATCNQLLIHVSLETRRSCEPGPEVSARLDALHAAQSKLPEPESLRES, from the coding sequence ATGACAAGAACAGCAGCCATTATCGGTGGCGGGGTGATTGGCGGCGGATGGGCAGCGCGCTTCCTGCTCAACGGCTGGAACGTTATCGTCAGCGATCCCGATCCGGAGGCTGAACGCAAGATCGGGGAAGTGCTCGACAATGCGCGGCGCTCCCTGCCTGCGCTCAGCGATGTCACCGTGCCACAGGAAGGCAATCTCTCCTTCGCCGGGTCGCTCGCCAAAGCCGTGGCCGATGCTGACTGGATTCAGGAAAGCGTGCCCGAGCGCATCGAGATCAAGCACAAGGTATTTGCCGAAATCCAGGCCAACTGCCGCAAGGATGCGCTGATCGGTTCGTCCACGTCCGGCTTCAAGCCGTCGGAACTGCAGGAAGGCGCCTCCCGGCCCGAACAGATTTTTGTCGCCCATCCCTTCAACCCGGTCTATCTGTTGCCGCTGATCGAGCTGGTCGGCAATGCCGGTACCACGGCGCGGGCAAAGTCCGTGCTGGAAGAAATCGGCATGAAGCCACTAATCGTGCGCCAGGAGATCGATGCCCACATCGCCGACCGGTTTCTCGAAGCCGTTTGGCGCGAGGCGCTGTGGCTGATCAAGGACGGTGTGGCGACGACGCAGGAGATCGACGATGCGATCCGTTTCGGCTTCGGACTGAGATGGGCGCAGATGGGCCTGTTCGAGACCTACCGCATTGCGGGTGGGGAAGCTGGCATGCGTCATTTCATTGCCCAGTTCGGGCCCTGCCTTTCCTGGCCATGGACCAAGCTGATGGATGTTCCCGAGCTGACCGAAGAATTGACCGGCAAAATCGCCGAGCAGTCCGACGCGCAATCGGGCCGGTATTCGATCCGCGAACTTGAACGCATTCGCGATGATAATCTGGTTTCCATGATGCGCGCCCTGAAAGCCCGCAACTGGGGCGCCGGCGCGTTGCTGAAAACCCATGACGAGCGCGTCAAGCCGGCATTGCCGACAGAACTCGACCAGCCGCTCAATACGCTCAACCGTGTCATTCCCATCGACTGGACGGACTATAACGGCCACATGAACGAAAGCCGCTACGGGCAGGTGTTTTCAGATGCGGGCGATGTGGTGATGCGGATGGTCGGTGCCGATGAAGCCTATATCGATGGCGGACTTTCCTATTTCACCGTGGAAAACCAGATCACCTATCGCGAGGAGACCCATGCCGGGGAAGCCATTTTCGTGCGCACACAAGTGCTCGAGGCGAAAGGCAAGAAGCTGCGCATGTATCATGACATGTGCCGGACCTCCGATGAGGCGCTGCTGGCGACCTGCAACCAGCTTTTGATCCATGTTTCCCTTGAAACCCGGCGCTCCTGTGAACCGGGGCCGGAAGTTTCAGCCAGGCTGGACGCGCTGCATGCTGCACAGTCCAAGCTGCCAGAACCCGAAAGCCTGAGGGAAAGCTAA
- a CDS encoding NAD(P)/FAD-dependent oxidoreductase, whose amino-acid sequence MVEKSSVKPASSRAAKGGPGKKVLVIGAGIVGVSTAIWLQRDGHDVTIVDKAGPGEATSHGNGGILASCAIVPVTGPGLLHKAPLMLFDPGQPLYLKWRYLPRLAPWLVKYLSHANAKDTKRIAASMYNIIGDSLADHQALATGTAGERYLRATDYLYLYDRRRAFEQDAFGWEIRRRHGFTWRELEGDALAEAFPGLTAPDALAISMPDHGLITDPGAYVKALARHFKEQGGAILRGTADKIAVADGRLKGVRIDGKVQPFDVAVVATGAWSQPLMAELGLKVPLETERGYHLELWNPSWTPAAPFMLASGKFVVSPMEGRIRCAGIVEFGGLEAPPSEAPFRLLESKFRKAFPGVRWERTERWMGHRPATTDSLPVIGEVETAKGVYAGFGHQHVGLTGGPKTGYLLAQLISGKKPNMDLAPYSPSRFR is encoded by the coding sequence GTGGTGGAAAAGTCCAGCGTAAAGCCCGCAAGCAGCAGGGCCGCAAAGGGGGGTCCCGGCAAGAAGGTGCTGGTAATCGGGGCGGGGATTGTTGGTGTCTCAACGGCGATATGGCTGCAGCGCGATGGTCATGACGTGACCATTGTGGACAAGGCAGGGCCCGGTGAAGCAACCAGCCATGGCAATGGCGGCATCCTGGCCAGTTGCGCCATCGTGCCGGTTACCGGGCCAGGGCTTCTCCACAAGGCGCCGTTGATGCTGTTTGATCCCGGTCAGCCGCTCTATTTGAAATGGCGCTATCTGCCGCGCCTTGCGCCATGGCTGGTAAAATATCTTTCCCATGCCAATGCAAAGGACACAAAGCGCATCGCGGCCAGCATGTACAATATCATTGGCGACAGCCTGGCCGATCATCAGGCGCTTGCTACCGGCACTGCCGGCGAACGCTATTTGCGGGCAACGGACTATCTTTATCTCTATGACAGGCGCAGGGCGTTTGAGCAGGACGCCTTCGGCTGGGAAATCCGCCGGCGGCACGGGTTCACATGGCGCGAGCTTGAAGGCGATGCGCTTGCAGAGGCGTTTCCGGGCCTGACCGCGCCGGATGCACTCGCCATTTCCATGCCCGATCACGGGCTGATCACCGACCCCGGCGCCTATGTCAAAGCGCTGGCAAGGCATTTTAAGGAGCAAGGCGGCGCCATCCTCCGCGGAACTGCCGACAAGATCGCGGTGGCGGATGGCAGGCTCAAGGGTGTGCGGATCGATGGTAAAGTGCAGCCTTTCGATGTTGCCGTGGTGGCGACAGGGGCCTGGTCGCAGCCACTGATGGCGGAACTGGGACTGAAGGTTCCGCTCGAAACCGAGCGGGGCTATCACCTGGAATTGTGGAACCCTTCCTGGACACCGGCAGCACCGTTCATGCTGGCCTCGGGGAAATTCGTGGTTTCGCCCATGGAAGGGCGCATCCGCTGCGCCGGGATTGTCGAGTTCGGCGGGCTGGAAGCGCCCCCTTCCGAAGCTCCATTCCGGCTGCTTGAATCGAAATTCCGCAAGGCGTTTCCCGGGGTGAGATGGGAGCGGACGGAACGCTGGATGGGCCATCGCCCGGCGACCACCGATTCCCTGCCGGTGATCGGGGAGGTGGAAACGGCCAAAGGGGTTTATGCCGGGTTTGGCCATCAGCATGTGGGCCTGACCGGGGGGCCAAAGACAGGCTATCTGTTGGCGCAGCTCATTAGCGGCAAGAAGCCGAACATGGACCTGGCTCCTTATTCTCCCTCACGCTTTCGATAA
- a CDS encoding acyl-CoA dehydrogenase family protein: protein MHFALTEEQQMIVETTRSFVEKELYPHELEIERSGHLEMDLVRELQKKAIGAGLYAANIPEEFGGAGLDTLTWLLYEKELGRANYALHWTCVARPSNILCAGTPEQRQKYLEPCVAGEKWDCLAMTEPGAGSDLRGMKATAKQDGSDWVLNGTKHFISHADIADFSICFMKSGEEDTPNRSGGGKRALITAFFVDKDMPGFAVREGYRNVSHRGYTNAVLEFDNCRVPAENVLGEVHKGFEVANTWLGATRLQVGATCLGRAERAFGHAVDYAAEREQFGQKIGRFQGISFKLADMATELKAAELMILEAGWKYDQGTASDADMAMAKLKATEMLAFVADEAIQIHGGMGLMDELPLERIWRDARIERIWEGTSEIQRHIISRALLRPLGA from the coding sequence ATGCACTTTGCACTTACCGAAGAACAACAGATGATCGTCGAGACCACGCGGTCTTTTGTCGAAAAAGAGCTCTATCCCCATGAACTGGAAATCGAGCGCAGCGGCCATCTGGAGATGGACCTTGTCCGCGAGTTGCAGAAAAAGGCGATCGGGGCCGGCCTTTATGCGGCCAATATTCCGGAGGAATTCGGCGGGGCGGGGCTCGATACGCTGACCTGGCTGCTCTACGAGAAGGAACTGGGCCGGGCAAACTATGCCCTGCACTGGACCTGCGTGGCACGGCCTTCCAACATCCTGTGTGCCGGCACGCCCGAGCAGCGGCAAAAATATCTTGAACCCTGCGTTGCCGGGGAGAAATGGGATTGCCTCGCCATGACGGAACCGGGCGCCGGATCTGATCTGAGGGGAATGAAGGCGACGGCAAAACAGGATGGCAGCGACTGGGTGCTTAACGGCACCAAGCATTTCATCTCCCATGCCGACATTGCCGATTTTTCCATCTGTTTCATGAAGTCTGGCGAAGAGGACACGCCCAACCGATCAGGGGGAGGAAAGCGCGCCCTGATCACTGCTTTCTTTGTCGACAAGGACATGCCGGGCTTTGCCGTGCGCGAGGGCTATCGCAACGTTTCCCACCGCGGCTACACCAATGCCGTTCTGGAATTCGACAATTGCCGGGTGCCGGCAGAAAATGTTCTGGGCGAGGTGCACAAGGGTTTTGAAGTGGCAAACACCTGGCTTGGCGCAACGCGCCTTCAGGTGGGCGCTACCTGTCTTGGCCGGGCCGAACGGGCTTTCGGCCACGCGGTCGACTATGCCGCCGAACGCGAACAGTTCGGCCAGAAAATCGGCAGGTTCCAGGGCATCTCCTTCAAACTTGCCGACATGGCAACGGAACTAAAGGCGGCTGAACTGATGATCCTGGAAGCCGGCTGGAAATACGATCAGGGTACGGCGAGCGACGCCGATATGGCGATGGCAAAACTGAAGGCGACGGAAATGCTCGCCTTTGTTGCCGACGAAGCGATCCAGATCCACGGCGGCATGGGGTTGATGGACGAACTGCCGCTGGAGCGGATCTGGCGGGACGCCCGTATCGAGCGCATCTGGGAGGGAACCAGCGAGATCCAGCGCCACATCATTTCCCGCGCCCTGCTGCGTCCGCTGGGAGCCTGA
- a CDS encoding sulfite exporter TauE/SafE family protein, with translation MTALLLANGAIFIATAVQYALGIAFGLIAAPLLALISIAFVPVPVLMLTFVTALISLGSEWSKIHWNEVWSAVGGRVIGSIIGVAVLSAIPDEKTFMLVFGTTIALAVAISLGGFRIPFNLFSVGTAGMFSGLSATITSVGGPPMAVVYQRRSAAEARPSLQTYFAMGAFVSLFVLSVSGHVHSSDLALAVALLPGLAAGYLTGPFLRHRIDRGFRILLLASAAISACLLIWRGLS, from the coding sequence ATGACCGCGCTGCTGCTCGCCAATGGGGCGATTTTCATTGCTACGGCGGTTCAATATGCGCTTGGTATCGCCTTCGGGCTGATCGCCGCTCCCCTGCTGGCACTGATTTCCATTGCCTTCGTTCCGGTGCCGGTGCTCATGCTGACCTTTGTGACGGCGCTGATCTCGCTGGGCAGCGAATGGTCGAAAATCCACTGGAACGAGGTCTGGTCTGCGGTAGGGGGCAGGGTCATCGGCAGTATCATCGGTGTTGCGGTGCTGTCGGCCATTCCCGACGAAAAAACCTTCATGCTGGTGTTCGGCACGACCATCGCACTGGCGGTTGCCATATCACTGGGCGGTTTCCGCATCCCCTTCAATCTGTTTTCCGTCGGCACTGCAGGCATGTTTTCCGGCCTTTCGGCAACGATCACCAGCGTTGGCGGACCGCCCATGGCGGTGGTGTATCAGCGGCGCAGCGCTGCAGAGGCGCGGCCCAGCCTGCAGACCTATTTTGCAATGGGCGCCTTCGTCTCGCTGTTCGTTCTTTCCGTATCGGGTCATGTGCACAGCAGTGATCTTGCGCTTGCGGTGGCGTTGTTGCCCGGCCTTGCGGCAGGCTATCTGACCGGACCGTTTCTGCGCCACCGGATTGATCGCGGTTTCCGCATCCTGCTGCTGGCAAGTGCTGCCATATCGGCCTGCCTGCTGATCTGGCGGGGGCTTTCATGA